The proteins below come from a single Benincasa hispida cultivar B227 chromosome 4, ASM972705v1, whole genome shotgun sequence genomic window:
- the LOC120075073 gene encoding photosynthetic NDH subunit of subcomplex B 3, chloroplastic isoform X1: MASLNVTTAFLSLRQPEFPSDNVNRRCLIGNFPNRRPTRPLSIAANSSEPFLSTPAEKPEIELEFIGPKPGSDGSFPVDKAKAISGEKLLRNIMLDKKIELYAPYGKLMNCGGGGSCGTCIVEIIDGKDLLNERTNTELRYLKKKPESWRLACQTIVGNKENSGKVDHWLQVVVQRLPQWKK, translated from the exons ATGGCGTCCCTGAATGTCACCACCGCTTTTTTATCCCTCCGGCAGCCGGAGTTCCCTTCCGACAATGTGAATCGCCGATGCCTCATCGGAAATTTCCCTAATCGGAGACCGACCAGGCCGCTCTCCATCGCTGCAAATTCTTCTGAGCCATTTCTGTCCACTCCTGCCGAAAAACCTGAGATCGAGCTTGAATTTATTGGG CCGAAGCCGGGAAGCGACGGATCGTTTCCGGTGGACAAGGCTAAGGCTATAAGTGGCGAGAAGCTGTTGAGGAATATAATGCTGGATAAAAAAATCGAGTTGTACGCCCCATAT GGAAAATTGATGAACTGTGGTGGTGGTGGAAGTTGCGGGACCTGTATTGTCGAG ATAATTGATGGGAAGGATCTATTGAATGAGAGAACAAATACTGAACTCCGTTACCTGAAGAAG AAACCCGAAAGTTGGAGGCTTGCTTGTCAGACAATTGTTGGCAATAAAGAGAACTCTGGCAAG GTGGACCATTGGTTACAGGTTGTGGTCCAAAGGTTGCCCCAATGGAAGAAGTGA
- the LOC120075073 gene encoding photosynthetic NDH subunit of subcomplex B 3, chloroplastic isoform X2, protein MASLNVTTAFLSLRQPEFPSDNVNRRCLIGNFPNRRPTRPLSIAANSSEPFLSTPAEKPEIELEFIGPKPGSDGSFPVDKAKAISGEKLLRNIMLDKKIELYAPYGKLMNCGGGGSCGTCIVEIIDGKDLLNERTNTELRYLKKKPESWRLACQTIVGNKENSGKVVVQRLPQWKK, encoded by the exons ATGGCGTCCCTGAATGTCACCACCGCTTTTTTATCCCTCCGGCAGCCGGAGTTCCCTTCCGACAATGTGAATCGCCGATGCCTCATCGGAAATTTCCCTAATCGGAGACCGACCAGGCCGCTCTCCATCGCTGCAAATTCTTCTGAGCCATTTCTGTCCACTCCTGCCGAAAAACCTGAGATCGAGCTTGAATTTATTGGG CCGAAGCCGGGAAGCGACGGATCGTTTCCGGTGGACAAGGCTAAGGCTATAAGTGGCGAGAAGCTGTTGAGGAATATAATGCTGGATAAAAAAATCGAGTTGTACGCCCCATAT GGAAAATTGATGAACTGTGGTGGTGGTGGAAGTTGCGGGACCTGTATTGTCGAG ATAATTGATGGGAAGGATCTATTGAATGAGAGAACAAATACTGAACTCCGTTACCTGAAGAAG AAACCCGAAAGTTGGAGGCTTGCTTGTCAGACAATTGTTGGCAATAAAGAGAACTCTGGCAAG GTTGTGGTCCAAAGGTTGCCCCAATGGAAGAAGTGA